A single region of the Brassica rapa cultivar Chiifu-401-42 chromosome A03, CAAS_Brap_v3.01, whole genome shotgun sequence genome encodes:
- the LOC103862420 gene encoding uncharacterized protein LOC103862420 yields MSLFTSFFGCFVPKSGSRISSDDGSTSNSKVMSLEKAKRKADDTWRAPIIVTYFPVGSNLSRL; encoded by the coding sequence ATGTCTCTCTTCACGTCCTTCTTTGGTTGCTTCGTTCCGAAATCCGGCTCAAGGATTAGCTCAGACGATGGTAGTACTAGTAACTCGAAAGTCATGTCTCTGGAGAAAGCAAAAAGAAAAGCTGATGATACTTGGAGAGCTCCGATCATAGTGACTTATTTTCCAGTAGGTTCGAATCTTTCCCGTTTGTAA
- the LOC103862421 gene encoding probable serine/threonine-protein kinase CST — MGHCISSLFSSSPSKTGLQHNHASTNNHSNGTEFSSSTTTTAATSNSSAGRRSQFSEAISESSGGIITDSGQLLESPNLKVYTFLELSTATKNFKPDSMLGQGGFGKVYRGWIDAKTLLPSKAASGMIVAVKRLNSESVQGYSEWRSEINFLGTLSHPNLVKLLGYCREDKELLLVYEFMPKGSLENHLFRRGEPFPWDLRIKIVIGAARGLAFLHGLPREVIYRDFKASNILLDSNYDARLSDFGLAKLGPSQEKSHVTTRIMGTYGYAAPEYMATGHLYVKSDVYAFGVVLLEIMTGLRAHNTKRPNGQESLVDWLRPDLLSKHGVKHIMDKGIKGQYSSKVAAEMARITLSCIELDPKNRPPMKEVVDVLENIQRINVVPDRSSTKPAVASSSRSSPHHYQYGYRAGAAGAERRKSPRASPGRVGVQKEMAA, encoded by the exons ATGGGCCATTGCATTTCATCTCTATTCTCTTCCTCTCCGTCCAAAACAGGTCTCCAGCATAATCATG CCTCGACGAACAACCACAGTAATGGAACAGAGTTCTCGTCGTCAACAACCACCACCGCCGCGACGTCCAACAGCAGCGCCGGACGACGGAGCCAATTCTCCGAGGCGATAAGCGAGAGTTCCGGTGGGATTATAACTGATTCCGGTCAACTACTGGAATCACCAAATCTCAAGGTCTACACCTTTCTTGAACTATCGACGGCGACCAAGAACTTCAAACCGGACTCGATGTTGGGTCAAGGAGGTTTCGGGAAGGTTTACAGAGGTTGGATCGATGCCAAGACTCTTCTTCCTTCTAAAGCCGCCTCCGGTATGATCGTCGCCGTCAAAAGATTGAACTCCGAGAGCGTTCAGGGTTATTCAGAGTGGCGC TCAGAGATTAACTTTTTGGGGACGCTTTCACACCCAAATCTGGTGAAGTTATTAGGATACTGCCGTGAAGACAAGGAGCTTCTCCTTGTCTACGAGTTCATGCCCAAAGGAAGCCTTGAGAATCACCTTTTCAGAC GGGGCGAGCCTTTTCCTTGGGATCTAAGGATCAAGATTGTGATCGGTGCAGCTCGTGGTCTTGCGTTTCTACACGGCTTACCAAGAGAAGTCATATACAGAGACTTTAAAGCCTCCAATATTCTTCTCGATTCC AACTATGATGCAAGGCTTTCAGATTTCGGTTTAGCAAAGTTAGGACCATCACAAGAGAAGTCACACGTCACAACTAGGATCATGGGCACGTATGGTTACGCTGCTCCTGAATATATGGCAACAG GACATTTATACGTCAAGAGTGACGTCTATGCGTTCGGCGTAGTACTATTAGAAATAATGACTGGACTAAGGGCACACAATACAAAACGGCCCAACGGACAAGAGAGTCTAGTCGACTGGTTAAGACCAGACTTGTTAAGCAAACACGGAGTGAAACATATAATGGACAAAGGAATCAAAGGTCAATACTCATCCAAAGTCGCAGCAGAAATGGCACGCATCACACTCTCTTGCATCGAGCTTGACCCAAAAAACCGACCACCCATGAAGGAAGTAGTCGACGTACTCGAAAACATCCAACGCATTAATGTTGTTCCAGACCGTTCTTCCACTAAACCGGCTGTTGCTAGCTCTTCTCGTTCCTCGCCACATCACTATCAGTATGGATATCGAGCTGGTGCGGCTGGGGCTGAACGGAGGAAGTCACCAAGGGCGTCGCCTGGAAGGGTTGGAGTACAGAAAGAAATGGCTGCTTGA
- the LOC103862422 gene encoding probable serine/threonine-protein kinase CST, which produces MGLCNSSLSSSSPSKTGLHSHASTNNNSNGTNNSVGGGSQFVEASSESSGVFMSDSGQVLESPNLRVYSFLELKTATEGFKQDLMLGEGGFGRVYRGWIHAETLAPSKGGSGMTVAVKRLSSESLQGFEEWRTAFNFLGVLSHPNLVKLLGYCREDKEHLLVYEFMPKGSLEYHLFQRKESFPWDLRIKIMIGAARGLAFLHGLQRQVIYRDFKPSQILLDSNYEAKLSGFELAKLGPSQGNSHVSTRVMGTFGYAAPEYLATGHLYVKSDVYAFGVVLLEVLTGLRAIDPKRPRGQESLVDWLRPKLSSKHKVQKIIDKGIKGQYSSKVVTELGRITLSCTEPDPKNRPHMKEVLDVLENIQCINVVPGRSSINSAGASSSHSSPRHC; this is translated from the exons ATGGGTCTTTGTAATTCATCCCTTTCCTCTTCCTCACCGTCCAAAACAGGTCTTCATAGTCATG CCTCGACGAACAACAACAGCAACGGAACAAACAACAGCGTCGGAGGAGGAAGCCAATTCGTGGAGGCTTCGAGCGAGAGTTCCGGTGTGTTTATGAGTGATTCAGGGCAGGTATTGGAATCGCCAAATCTCAGAGTCTACAGCTTTCTTGAACTCAAGACGGCGACCGAGGGTTTCAAACAGGATTTGATGTTGGGTGAAGGAGGTTTTGGTAGAGTTTACAGAGGTTGGATCCATGCAGAGACTCTTGCTCCTTCTAAAGGCGGCTCCGGTATGACCGTCGCCGTCAAAAGATTGAGCTCCGAGAGTCTTCAAGGGTTTGAAGAGTGGCGA ACAGCATTTAACTTCTTGGGTGTGCTTTCACACCCGAATCTGGTGAAGTTACTAGGATACTGCCGTGAAGACAAAGAGCACCTGCTTGTCTACGAGTTCATGCCCAAAGGAAGCCTTGAGTATCATCTTTTTCAAC GAAAGGAATCTTTTCCTTGGGATCTAAGGATCAAAATTATGATCGGTGCAGCACGTGGCCTTGCATTTCTTCACGGCCTACAAAGACAAGTCATCTACAGAGACTTTAAACCTTCTCAAATACTGCTCGATTCG AATTATGAAGCAAAGCTTTCAGGTTTTGAACTAGCAAAGTTAGGACCATCACAAGGGAATTCACACGTTTCGACTAGGGTCATGGGAACATTTGGCTACGCTGCTCCTGAATATTTGGCAACAG GCCATTTATACGTTAAAAGTGATGTATACGCCTTTGGTGTGGTCTTACTGGAAGTACTGACCGGACTAAGAGCGATTGACCCAAAACGGCCTCGCGGACAAGAGAGTCTAGTCGACTGGTTAAGACCTAAACTCTCAAGCAAACACAAAGTGCAAAAAATAATAGACAAAGGAATCAAAGGTCAATACTCATCCAAGGTGGTGACCGAATTGGGACGTATCACACTCTCTTGTACTGAACCAGACCCGAAAAACCGACCTCACATGAAAGAAGTACTGGACGTACTCGAAAACATCCAGTGCATTAACGTCGTCCCAGGCCGTTCTTCCATTAATTCGGCCGGTGCTAGTTCTTCTCATTCCTCCCCACGTCACTGTTAG
- the LOC117132719 gene encoding uncharacterized protein LOC117132719, which yields MNLLLLVKLSSVYKNFRKHLLCYFRKAFQKSLKFFFSLFTHDRNKMGDSVPLKLALPELKYPIGSQPKEKSAINQYSGSDYISIVKSILKPDEMIRVRGSFLGPVMKLSERGLKLSAKIVYAILTRSIVSVKENEAWFHFGAQPMRFSIREFHMMTGLKCSGALEGPRRETERFNWELLKGRSHKLSDVVDQLRNTREDASEERVCLAMLILVESILLRKSKGGSFPLEYAKNAQDMTYPWGKEAYIVLLKSIQNAVANHLENKSKFELQGYPLVFLLWILESIPLLRDMFSKCVPTVEVPGPTYLCEKYTEVENPSLDRVLQVEADTKLKVHCILPSIPHDPEDDISIENKYSDELETVKDVTKKGYKITADDWENRCVDTFDTLDALIQMMANKETGQASTPIDEDSVNEKVNRIITVMEENLKSMKDRMSLLEEENIHLRARV from the exons ATGAATCTTTTGTTGCTTGTGAAACTGTCTAGTGTTTATAAGAATTTCAGGAAGCATTTGTTGTGTTATTTcaggaaagccttccagaaaagtttgaaattttttttttccttgtttacGCATGATAGAAACAAGATGGGAGATTCAGTACCTCTAAAACTAGCACTGCCAGAGCTGAAGTATCCTATTGGTTCACAGCCAAAGGAAAAGTCAGCAATCAACCAATACTCTGGTTCAGATTATATCTCTATTGTCAAAAGCATCCTAAAACCAGATGAGATGATAAGAGTCCGAGGATCATTTCTGGGACCTGTAATGAAGCTCAGTGAGAGAGGATTGAAGTTATCAGCAAAGATAGTCTACGCCATTCTCACTAGAAGCATCGTTTCTGTCAAGGAGAATGAAGCCTGGTTCCATTTCGGTGCGCAGCCAATGaggttctctataagagaattTCATATGATGACAGGCTTGAAATGTAGTGGTGCATTAGAAGGACCACGAAGGGAAACCGAGAGATTTAATTGGGAATTGCTAAAGGGGCGTAGTCATAAGTTAAGTGACGTGGTGGACcagctcagaaacacaagagaagatgcttctgaGGAGAGAGTATGCCTCGCAATGCTCATCCTGGTAGAGAGCATATTATTGCGGAAGAGCAAAGGAGGGAGTTTTCCTTTGGAATATGCGAAAAATGCACAGGATATGACATATCCATGGGGAAAAGAGGCTTACATTGTGCTCCTGAAGTCAATTCAAAACGCTGTCGCGAATCATTTGGAGAATAAATCCAAATTTGAGTTGCAAGGTTATCCTCTAGTATTCCTTCTTTGGATACTAGAGTCGATTCCTTTGCTAAGGGATATGTTCAGTAAGTGTGTACCAACAGTTGAGGTTCCTGGGCCGACTTACTTGTGTGAAAAATACACTGAGGTAGAGAATCCATCACTTGATAGGGTTTTACAGGTTGAAGCTGATACAAAG CTGAAGGTCCATTGCATACTACCTTCTATTCCTCATGATCCAGAAGATGATATCTCCATTGAAAACAAATATAGTGACGAGCTGGAAACAGTGAAAGATGTAACAAAGAAAGGGTACAAGATTACAGCCGATGACTGGGAAAATAGGTGTGTAGACACATTTGACACATTGGATGCTCTTATTCAAATGATGGCAAATAAGGAGACTGGCCAAGCTTCTACTCCGATTGATGAGGATTCAGTAAATGAAAAAGTGAACAGGATCATCACGGTAATGGAGGAGAATCTGAAGAGCATGAAGGATCGAATGTCATTactagaagaagaaaacatacatCTTAGAGCTCGTGTGTGA
- the LOC117132721 gene encoding uncharacterized protein LOC117132721 isoform X1, which produces MSHTQPSSETPLSPMSQQPNLTHEETMIESAASPKSQQNEDYTQQSSETPLSPMSQQPNLTHKETMNESDDETLALDTQVFSPNLTKEKETETSTDERPSNPNQDGKPDDEIVREKLTSESPATQSQVLQKETVEMNETPSSPIAPKSIETPVYTPSQTQQIEREPSDDTPALDTQVFTPNLTKERETQTSTDETPPKTNQEEGKPDDGVIFILEIIIECIHDGLS; this is translated from the exons atgtctcacacgcaaccatcgagtgagacacctttatctccaatgtctcaacagcctaatttgacacatgag gagACAATGATTGAATCAGCTGCATCTCCAAAGTCTCAACAAAATGAG gaTTACACGCAACAATCGAGTGAGacgcctttatctccaatgtctcaacagcctaatttgacacataag GAGACAATGAATGAATCAGATGATGAAACTCTTGCCCTTGATACTCAAGTATTCTCTCCTAATCTGACaaaagag aaagaaacagaaacGTCTACCGATGAGAGGCCATCCAATCCTAATCAAGATGGAAAACCAGATGATGAG attgtgaGAGAGAAATTAACAAGTGAGTCACCTGCTACTCAGAGTCAAGTTTTGCAGAAAGAAACAGTGGAAATGAATgagacaccttcttctccaatagCTCCAAAGAGTATTGAAACTCCCGTTTATACTCCAAGTCAGACTCAACAG attgagagagagccATCGGATGACACGCCTGCCCTTGATACTCAAGTTTTTACTCCTAATCTGACaaaagag AGGGAAACACAAACCTCTACTGATGAAACGCcacccaaaactaatcaagaagaaggaaaaccagatgatggggtaatatttattctagaaattataattgaatgtattcatgatggcctttcctga
- the LOC117132721 gene encoding uncharacterized protein LOC117132721 isoform X2, whose protein sequence is MSHTQPSSETPLSPMSQQPNLTHEETMIESAASPKSQQNEDYTQQSSETPLSPMSQQPNLTHKETMNESDDETLALDTQVFSPNLTKEKETETSTDERPSNPNQDGKPDDEIVIESPAAQTQVLQKETLEMNETPSSPISPKSIEAQVFTPIQKQQVNVQKILEISSNV, encoded by the exons atgtctcacacgcaaccatcgagtgagacacctttatctccaatgtctcaacagcctaatttgacacatgag gagACAATGATTGAATCAGCTGCATCTCCAAAGTCTCAACAAAATGAG gaTTACACGCAACAATCGAGTGAGacgcctttatctccaatgtctcaacagcctaatttgacacataag GAGACAATGAATGAATCAGATGATGAAACTCTTGCCCTTGATACTCAAGTATTCTCTCCTAATCTGACaaaagag aaagaaacagaaacGTCTACCGATGAGAGGCCATCCAATCCTAATCAAGATGGAAAACCAGATGATGAG attgtgatTGAGTCACCTGCTGCTCAGACTCAAGTTTTGCAAAAAGAAACACTGGAAATGAATgagacaccttcttctccaatatctccaaagagtattgaggctcaagtttttactccaattcagaaacagcaggtaaatgttcaaaaaatcttgGAGATTTCAAGTAATGTTTGA